Proteins found in one Sphaeramia orbicularis chromosome 8, fSphaOr1.1, whole genome shotgun sequence genomic segment:
- the mrm2 gene encoding rRNA methyltransferase 2, mitochondrial produces the protein MWCFSVRIRSFHSSPTLLKKLKGKTPAEQRWVQRQLKDPYVKASHAQNFRCRSAFKLLEIDDKFRLLQPGCSVVDCGAAPGAWSQVAVQRVNSDGTDTELPRGTVVGIDLLNIPPLEGAHFLSSHNVLDPATHAKLLELLPNGQAHIILSDMAPNASGFRDMDHEKLITLCLALIDLAAKILQPGGSLVCKYWDGILTHKLQEKLSSAFGSVRTLKPNASRKDSAERYFLARMYKKPIK, from the exons ATGTGGTGTTTCTCCGTGCGGATAAGGTCTTTCCACTCTTCACCGACCCTCTTGAAGAAGTTGAAGGGGAAGACTCCCGCAGAGCAGCGGTGGGTTCAGCGGCAGCTTAAAGACCCGTACGTTAAAGCTTCACATGCACAAAACTTCCGGTGCAGAAGTGCTTTCAAACTGCTGGAGATAGACGACAAGTTCAGGCTTTTACAGCCTGGATGCAGTGTGGTGGACTGTGGAGCTgcacctggagcctggagccaggtggcGGTGCAGAGGGTCAACTCAGACGGAACAG ATACAGAGCTACCACGTGGCACCGTTGTTGGCATTGACCTACTGAACATCCCGCCTCTGGAAGGTGCCCACTTCCTGTCTAGTCATAACGTGTTGGATCCCGCCACGCATGCTAAGTTACTTGAACTGCTCCCCAACGGCCAGGCTCACATCATCCTGAGTGACATGGCGCCTAATGCCAGTGGTTTCAGGGACATGGACCATGAGAAACTCATCACTCTGTGTTTGGCTTTGATAGACTTGGCAGCCAAGATTTTACAGCCCGGAGGCTCTCTGGTGTGCAAATACTGGGATGGGATCCTCACTCATAAACTCCAGGAGAAGCTCTCGAGTGCCTTCGGTAGTGTTCGGACTCTAAAGCCAAATGCCAGCAGAAAGGACTCAGCTGAGAGATATTTTCTTGCTAGAATGTATAAAAAGCCAATTAAATGa